A stretch of Nonomuraea africana DNA encodes these proteins:
- a CDS encoding WXG100 family type VII secretion target — MTHNLLGGNPAEMQQMATQFTQQAEAVRSTMAALDREAAKVGTAWTGPGADRFGGAWQSYRASFQRMAEELQEAARVINTYRGNIESATR; from the coding sequence ATGACGCACAACTTGCTCGGTGGCAACCCTGCGGAGATGCAGCAGATGGCCACCCAGTTCACCCAGCAGGCCGAGGCGGTGCGCAGCACCATGGCGGCGCTGGATCGTGAGGCGGCCAAGGTCGGCACCGCGTGGACCGGGCCGGGGGCCGACCGGTTCGGCGGCGCGTGGCAGAGCTACCGGGCCTCCTTCCAGCGGATGGCGGAGGAGCTGCAGGAGGCGGCTCGGGTGATCAACACCTATCGGGGCAACATCGAGTCGGCCACCCGCTGA
- a CDS encoding transglycosylase SLT domain-containing protein yields the protein MSSKERLEGLLREVSGNPDGIRDITADWRSAAGDVAEFGAGVGAAVRNVDAAWHGSSANSFVSYMSGYGRAADGLHDALAACANALDAVATALADAKPKVQALLDSAATAVTDYGKQNPDATSQQKAAESEKIYAAKADTAEGHVRKVRTAVKDAKTAVDKLGADYKNGRDTFAAIREAAAQPFVPEPGKKIAGWERTPGYGVRGEGGGPGGSGGGFGGYGPSGPPPAAGGGPAPTGKIKEWIEQATAILAEQGYPVSKMNASDIWMIIQHESGGNPHAINNWDSNAAAGIPSKGLMQTIDPTFNRWALPGHKDIWNPVDNIIAGVRYAIERYGSVSEVPGVVGMKTGSGYRGY from the coding sequence GTGAGCTCCAAGGAGCGGCTGGAGGGCCTGCTGCGCGAGGTCAGCGGCAACCCCGACGGCATCCGCGACATCACGGCCGACTGGCGCTCGGCCGCGGGCGACGTCGCCGAGTTCGGCGCAGGTGTGGGCGCCGCCGTCCGCAACGTGGACGCCGCCTGGCACGGCAGCTCGGCCAACTCCTTCGTCTCCTACATGAGCGGGTATGGCAGAGCGGCCGACGGCCTGCACGACGCCCTTGCCGCCTGCGCGAACGCGCTCGACGCGGTGGCGACCGCGCTGGCCGACGCCAAGCCCAAGGTCCAGGCACTGCTGGACAGCGCGGCCACGGCGGTGACCGACTACGGCAAGCAGAACCCCGACGCCACATCCCAGCAGAAGGCGGCCGAGTCGGAGAAGATCTACGCGGCCAAGGCCGACACCGCCGAGGGGCACGTGCGCAAGGTCCGCACGGCGGTGAAGGACGCTAAGACGGCCGTCGACAAGCTCGGAGCCGACTACAAGAACGGCCGCGACACCTTCGCGGCCATCAGGGAGGCCGCCGCCCAGCCGTTCGTTCCCGAGCCGGGAAAGAAGATCGCGGGCTGGGAGCGCACCCCCGGCTACGGGGTGCGCGGGGAGGGCGGCGGCCCCGGCGGTTCCGGCGGCGGCTTCGGCGGCTACGGCCCCAGCGGGCCGCCCCCGGCTGCCGGTGGCGGCCCCGCGCCGACGGGGAAGATCAAGGAGTGGATCGAGCAGGCGACCGCGATCCTGGCCGAACAGGGCTACCCCGTCTCCAAGATGAACGCCAGCGACATCTGGATGATCATTCAGCACGAGTCGGGTGGCAATCCGCACGCCATCAACAACTGGGACTCCAACGCCGCCGCGGGCATCCCGTCCAAGGGCTTGATGCAGACCATCGACCCGACCTTCAACCGCTGGGCGCTGCCAGGGCACAAGGACATCTGGAACCCGGTGGACAACATCATCGCCGGGGTCCGCTACGCCATCGAGCGCTACGGCTCGGTCTCCGAGGTGCCCGGCGTGGTCGGCATGAAGACGGGCAGCGGCTACCGGGGGTACTGA
- a CDS encoding SDR family oxidoreductase gives MREVVVTGGGTGIGYAIAAAFAAQGDKVTITGRREQVLKDAAERLGASYAVFNAASPVAVQEALTLLPRTVDVLVNNAGGNTNLERGKPQDEDLMDVAEAWWANLNANLMSAVLVTTALLPRLAKGGRIVSIGSIAARGTGSGSYGAAKAAMESWTADLAAELGSRATANVVAPGLVVDTEFFRGRLTPEGVKHRVESTRNGRAGTPDDIAETVLFLASPGAGHLTGQVLHVNGGAYLGR, from the coding sequence ATGCGCGAGGTTGTGGTCACCGGCGGAGGAACCGGCATCGGCTACGCCATCGCCGCCGCGTTCGCCGCACAGGGCGACAAGGTCACCATCACCGGCCGCCGTGAGCAGGTCCTGAAGGACGCCGCGGAACGGCTCGGCGCGTCCTACGCCGTCTTCAACGCCGCCAGCCCCGTCGCCGTGCAGGAGGCGCTCACCCTGCTGCCCAGGACGGTCGACGTGCTGGTCAACAACGCGGGCGGCAACACCAACCTCGAACGCGGCAAGCCTCAGGACGAGGACCTGATGGACGTCGCCGAGGCCTGGTGGGCCAACCTCAACGCCAACCTGATGTCGGCCGTCCTGGTCACCACCGCGCTCCTGCCGCGCCTGGCCAAGGGCGGCAGGATCGTCTCCATCGGCTCCATCGCCGCGCGGGGCACCGGTTCGGGCTCGTACGGCGCCGCCAAGGCCGCCATGGAGTCGTGGACCGCCGATCTGGCGGCCGAGCTCGGCTCCAGGGCGACGGCCAACGTCGTGGCGCCCGGCCTCGTCGTCGACACCGAGTTCTTCCGCGGCCGCCTCACGCCCGAGGGCGTCAAGCACCGCGTCGAGAGCACCCGCAACGGCCGCGCCGGCACGCCCGACGACATCGCCGAAACCGTCCTCTTCCTCGCCTCCCCCGGTGCGGGTCATCTCACGGGGCAGGTCCTCCACGTGAACGGCGGCGCCTACCTCGGCAGGTGA
- a CDS encoding S8 family serine peptidase, translating to MIVRGLLAGMLATQVLTAPAAAVRAPEVCDPPRGTLAVAEPWAQRRLDPKRVWPITRGEGVTVAVIDSGVDLTHPSLRVAGKADLTGTGYRDCIGHGTAVAGIIAAQHLKGVAFHGVAPGVRLLSFKQTNEERKGNPELLAKAIKTATDLKSDVINLSIEMEADDPRIRAAVAYALANNVVVVAAAGNVKKEDGTPAPAYPASYEGVISVGSAGPDGRLTSFSNAAGQVSVLGPGGTITSTWTGKSFATDLEGTSYAAPYVAGVAALVRARFPGLDQAQVKRRIMLTADGASGQGTGAGMVNPLLAVTAILPSENGPALAPPLPSALPAGVVSKVPPVNEHAISLGLIVAGGALAGIGIVVAARMLVPMGRRRGWRAGRAN from the coding sequence GTGATCGTTCGGGGACTGCTGGCAGGGATGCTGGCAACGCAGGTCTTGACCGCTCCCGCGGCGGCCGTGCGGGCGCCGGAGGTCTGCGACCCGCCCAGAGGCACGCTGGCCGTCGCCGAGCCATGGGCGCAGCGCAGGCTCGACCCCAAACGGGTGTGGCCCATCACGCGGGGCGAGGGCGTGACGGTCGCCGTCATCGACAGCGGCGTGGATCTGACGCACCCCTCGCTGCGCGTCGCGGGCAAGGCCGATCTCACCGGCACCGGCTACCGCGACTGCATCGGCCACGGAACCGCGGTCGCCGGCATCATCGCGGCCCAGCACCTCAAGGGCGTGGCGTTCCACGGTGTGGCCCCCGGCGTCCGGCTCCTGTCGTTCAAGCAGACCAACGAGGAGCGGAAAGGCAACCCCGAGCTCCTCGCCAAGGCCATCAAGACCGCCACCGACCTCAAGTCCGACGTGATCAACCTCTCCATCGAGATGGAGGCGGACGATCCCAGGATCAGGGCCGCCGTCGCCTACGCGCTGGCCAACAACGTGGTGGTGGTCGCCGCGGCAGGCAACGTCAAGAAGGAGGACGGCACCCCGGCTCCCGCCTACCCCGCGAGCTACGAGGGGGTGATCTCGGTGGGTTCGGCGGGACCGGACGGCAGGCTCACGAGCTTCTCCAATGCCGCGGGACAGGTCTCCGTCCTCGGCCCCGGCGGGACCATCACCAGCACCTGGACAGGCAAGTCCTTCGCCACCGACCTCGAAGGCACCAGTTACGCCGCGCCGTACGTCGCGGGGGTGGCGGCGCTGGTCCGCGCGCGCTTCCCCGGCCTCGACCAGGCACAGGTGAAGCGGCGGATCATGCTCACCGCGGACGGCGCGTCGGGCCAGGGAACGGGCGCGGGCATGGTGAACCCCCTTCTCGCCGTCACCGCGATCCTGCCCTCGGAGAACGGCCCCGCGCTGGCTCCGCCCCTTCCCTCCGCGCTGCCCGCGGGCGTCGTGAGCAAGGTGCCGCCCGTGAACGAGCACGCGATCTCGCTCGGCCTCATCGTGGCCGGCGGCGCGCTGGCCGGGATCGGGATCGTGGTGGCCGCGCGGATGCTGGTGCCGATGGGGCGGCGCAGGGGATGGCGGGCCGGCAGGGCGAACTGA
- a CDS encoding serine/threonine protein kinase, with amino-acid sequence MHPLRPGDPEQVGEYSILGRVGEGPRGVVYLGQESDDGPVRAIKVFTDAGEEIVDQLRSAKRVSSSYVARTLDAGLVDGRPYLVREHVEGRSLAETVEADGPLEGDALERAAVGILTALTAIHLKGLSHRGLTPYNVILGADGPRVTDAGAGEPEGEMGYRAPEQLNGLQHGPYADIFSWAATVVFAASGQPPFGHDREAVLNEKPDVGDLEQPLRKVVVAALAKDVGQRPTTYTALLQLLGDKSADKLVAAGDPGAAQQTAVMVPPQVGPGELAVPPQAGHVGPPIEGVPVQTPHAQLPPRLPDWVTPQPAWGPPGQPRQGQLPPPREPQQVWQAQAQPQGSPRRRSFPLGLVAGVGVVALMSGLGLWGASQYTTVGNLSPAAAEGKVAESPAVSTDAPVGAAGDAQPLPQPTTTVTVPWATTSAGADDAGVGPLVLPSEWTTDSPQVPELTSAPLPTQSIAVPSTQPQVAQPTATVTVSSTAKPSESASEKKSDEPTEKPSEKPTEKPKEKEKPTEEPTPTPEPTPTPEPTPTQKPSEKPSEKPTEEPKPTPTKTTAEPKPTPTKTTAKPTPTPTKTTPKPAPTPTKTTAPPPPAEQKNPHTATEVCGSGYYVQRQSSFSGGTTYQLYNSGAGQNCVVTMKTSNIGQETPVSATLEVQGGGSKTDSGNFKYYAGPVYLPAKGKCVKYSGSAGSGSTSAGWANCG; translated from the coding sequence ATGCACCCCCTGCGTCCGGGCGATCCCGAGCAAGTAGGCGAGTACTCGATTCTCGGGCGCGTGGGCGAGGGACCGCGGGGCGTGGTCTACCTGGGCCAGGAGTCCGACGACGGTCCCGTACGCGCCATCAAGGTCTTCACCGACGCCGGTGAGGAGATCGTCGACCAGCTGCGGTCGGCCAAGCGGGTGTCGAGCTCGTACGTGGCGCGGACGCTGGACGCCGGGCTGGTGGACGGCAGGCCGTACCTCGTCAGGGAGCACGTGGAGGGCCGCAGCCTCGCCGAGACGGTCGAGGCGGACGGCCCCCTGGAGGGCGACGCGCTGGAGCGCGCCGCGGTCGGCATCCTCACCGCGCTGACCGCGATCCACCTGAAGGGCCTGTCGCACCGGGGGCTGACGCCGTACAACGTGATCCTCGGCGCCGACGGCCCCAGGGTGACGGACGCGGGCGCGGGCGAGCCCGAGGGCGAGATGGGCTACCGCGCCCCCGAGCAGCTCAACGGGCTGCAGCATGGGCCGTACGCCGACATCTTCAGCTGGGCGGCCACCGTCGTCTTCGCGGCCTCGGGACAGCCGCCGTTCGGCCACGACCGTGAGGCCGTGCTCAACGAGAAGCCCGACGTGGGCGACCTCGAGCAGCCCCTGCGCAAGGTGGTCGTCGCGGCGCTGGCCAAGGACGTCGGCCAGCGGCCCACCACGTACACCGCGCTGCTGCAGCTGCTCGGCGACAAGAGCGCCGACAAGCTGGTCGCGGCCGGCGATCCGGGCGCGGCGCAGCAGACCGCGGTCATGGTGCCGCCCCAGGTCGGTCCCGGCGAGCTGGCGGTGCCGCCGCAGGCGGGCCACGTCGGGCCGCCCATCGAGGGCGTTCCCGTGCAGACGCCGCACGCCCAGCTGCCGCCGAGGCTGCCCGACTGGGTCACCCCGCAGCCCGCGTGGGGACCGCCGGGCCAGCCCCGCCAGGGGCAGCTGCCTCCTCCGCGCGAGCCGCAGCAGGTGTGGCAAGCGCAGGCCCAGCCGCAGGGCAGCCCGCGCCGCAGGTCCTTCCCCCTCGGGCTGGTGGCGGGTGTCGGCGTCGTCGCGCTGATGTCGGGCCTCGGGCTGTGGGGCGCGAGCCAGTACACCACCGTGGGGAACCTCAGCCCCGCCGCCGCCGAGGGCAAGGTGGCCGAGTCGCCGGCCGTCTCGACCGACGCGCCCGTGGGCGCCGCCGGTGACGCGCAGCCGCTCCCGCAGCCCACGACGACGGTGACCGTGCCATGGGCCACCACGTCGGCCGGTGCCGACGACGCGGGAGTGGGGCCGCTGGTGCTGCCGAGCGAGTGGACGACCGACAGCCCACAGGTGCCGGAGCTCACCTCGGCGCCCCTGCCGACGCAGTCGATCGCGGTGCCCAGCACGCAGCCGCAGGTGGCGCAGCCCACCGCGACGGTGACGGTCTCGTCGACGGCCAAGCCGTCGGAGAGCGCCTCGGAGAAGAAGTCGGACGAGCCAACGGAGAAGCCCTCCGAGAAGCCGACGGAGAAGCCCAAGGAGAAGGAGAAGCCCACCGAGGAGCCCACTCCGACCCCGGAGCCCACTCCCACCCCGGAGCCGACTCCCACGCAGAAGCCCTCCGAGAAGCCCTCCGAGAAGCCCACTGAGGAGCCCAAGCCGACGCCGACGAAGACGACGGCGGAGCCCAAGCCGACGCCGACGAAGACGACGGCCAAGCCCACACCGACTCCCACCAAGACGACGCCGAAGCCGGCGCCCACCCCGACCAAGACCACCGCGCCGCCGCCCCCGGCGGAGCAGAAGAACCCCCACACCGCCACCGAGGTGTGCGGCTCGGGGTACTACGTGCAGCGCCAGAGCTCCTTCAGCGGTGGCACGACCTACCAGCTCTACAACAGCGGCGCGGGTCAGAACTGCGTCGTCACCATGAAGACCTCCAACATCGGCCAGGAGACCCCGGTCAGCGCGACGCTCGAGGTTCAGGGTGGCGGCTCCAAGACCGACAGCGGCAACTTCAAGTACTACGCGGGTCCCGTCTACCTGCCCGCCAAGGGCAAGTGCGTGAAGTACTCCGGCAGCGCGGGCTCGGGGAGCACGAGCGCGGGATGGGCCAACTGCGGATGA
- the eccD gene encoding type VII secretion integral membrane protein EccD — protein MTSIAHPPMQQGALPQIHAPLSPLCHVTIVAPRRRADLALPADIPLPHVLPGLLRAVGEAGGESSAAPGWVLQRLGGAPFDLGLSLGALGVLDGEVLYLRPREAALPPALFDDVADVVATGVKDGSGKWESHHTRAMGAGAAAVLLGMGALALTLADGPRTGLALVSGVLTVLLLVAGAALSRAVGDASAGAMIGYSALPYAFLAGLFAPGAGLGAPHLLAGLACTALAATIGGAVIAGGVAGFLGTATASVAGAIAAALVMVFGASPAGTAAVAVTVLMAFSPLIPTLSFRMARVPLPALPTNAEELRADNQILDSASVLERTDQARRYATGMVIAIALVALGALALLVAEGGWVAISMAVTLSLTLVLRARVFHGFGQRLWLILTGLAGLVAPAVAQSVGAGTVGAVAVVVGLLWTAMVLLGLGLWLPTGRPSPFWGRAGDIVDVMLIVALFPLALGVLDVYSWIRGLSG, from the coding sequence GTGACTTCGATCGCGCATCCGCCGATGCAGCAAGGCGCGCTCCCGCAGATCCACGCGCCCCTGTCTCCGCTCTGCCACGTCACGATCGTCGCGCCACGCAGGCGTGCGGACCTGGCGCTGCCCGCCGACATCCCGCTGCCGCACGTGCTGCCGGGCCTGCTGCGCGCCGTGGGCGAGGCGGGCGGCGAGTCCTCCGCGGCGCCGGGCTGGGTGCTCCAGCGGCTCGGTGGCGCCCCCTTCGACCTGGGCCTGAGCCTGGGCGCGCTGGGCGTGCTCGACGGCGAGGTGCTGTACCTGCGGCCGCGCGAGGCGGCGCTGCCGCCGGCGCTCTTCGACGACGTGGCCGACGTGGTGGCCACGGGGGTCAAGGACGGCTCCGGCAAGTGGGAGTCGCACCACACCAGGGCGATGGGCGCGGGCGCGGCGGCCGTGCTGCTCGGCATGGGCGCGCTCGCGCTCACGCTGGCGGACGGCCCGCGGACGGGCCTGGCCCTGGTGTCGGGCGTGCTCACGGTGCTGCTGCTGGTGGCGGGCGCGGCGCTGTCCAGGGCGGTCGGCGACGCCTCCGCGGGCGCCATGATCGGCTACTCCGCGCTGCCGTACGCCTTCCTGGCCGGACTGTTCGCGCCGGGGGCGGGCCTCGGCGCGCCGCACCTGCTGGCCGGGCTCGCCTGTACGGCGCTGGCCGCCACGATCGGCGGCGCGGTCATCGCCGGCGGCGTCGCGGGCTTCCTCGGCACGGCGACCGCCTCCGTCGCGGGCGCGATCGCCGCGGCCCTCGTGATGGTCTTCGGCGCGTCGCCGGCCGGAACGGCGGCGGTGGCGGTCACCGTCCTGATGGCCTTCAGCCCGCTCATCCCCACCCTGTCGTTCAGGATGGCCAGGGTGCCGCTGCCCGCGCTGCCCACCAACGCCGAGGAACTACGCGCCGACAACCAGATCCTCGACAGCGCCTCGGTGCTGGAGCGCACCGACCAGGCACGCCGCTACGCGACGGGGATGGTCATCGCGATCGCCCTGGTGGCTCTCGGCGCCCTGGCCCTCCTCGTGGCCGAGGGCGGCTGGGTCGCCATCTCGATGGCCGTCACGCTCTCGCTGACGCTCGTCCTGCGCGCCCGCGTCTTCCACGGCTTCGGCCAGCGCCTCTGGCTGATCCTCACGGGCCTGGCGGGGCTCGTGGCGCCCGCCGTGGCCCAGAGCGTCGGGGCGGGGACCGTCGGCGCCGTCGCCGTGGTGGTCGGGCTGCTGTGGACGGCGATGGTCCTGCTCGGCCTCGGGCTGTGGCTGCCGACGGGACGGCCTTCGCCGTTCTGGGGCAGAGCGGGCGACATCGTGGACGTCATGCTGATCGTCGCACTGTTCCCGCTCGCGCTCGGCGTGCTGGATGTCTACTCCTGGATCCGCGGCCTGTCAGGCTGA
- the eccCa gene encoding type VII secretion protein EccCa, producing the protein MSIVVVRRPERRPSPKPPRGEILLESPPEIPEVEPAGMMGVLTYVPMLAGAGAMGLMFTAGGNSSPLMYVASGLFGVSMLGMTIGQMGRNAGERKNRLNGLRRDYFRYLSQIRRKVRKAAVQQREALEWSGPAPDTLWWVAMGPRLWERRPRDEDFGTVRLGTGVQKLAVQLVPPDSKPVEDLDALSAGALRRFVRAHSTVSELPVAVALNSFARIHLGGDTAAVRDLVKAMIAQLVVFHSPDDMRIMICASKDSMPQWDWVKWLPHALHPEQSDAAGQVRLMAENLGQLDQLVGEELKERARFKPGAAAEALPYHVVIVDGGHVPHDSQLGMDAIQGVTVIDLSGATGAVEERSTLRLDIQPDGFHMVKIDHAGKRSTNRLGDPDFLNYLRAEGLARQLAPLRASAVSGGETQDVLGANTSLTDLLGVGDPARLDPSMTWLPRAGRNRLRVPIGLGADGRVVELDIKESAQGGMGPHGLVIGATGSGKSELLRTLVLGLAMTHSSEILNFVLVDFKGGATFLGLDNLSHVSAVITNLEDELPLVDRMHDALHGEMVRRQELLRAAGNYASLRDYERAREQGADLAPMPTLFVVLDEFSELLTAKPEFIELFVMIGRLGRSLGVHLLLASQRLEEGRLRGLDTHLSYRIGLRTFSAMESRVVLGVADAYELPSAPGNGYLKFDTTGMTRFKAAYVSGAYHADPAQAAAQDGGAPSHQVVEYGPAYSPVPEPDEPMAIAPVEEETGANQRSLLDVVVARLEGAGPPAHRIWLPPLAEPPTLAHLLPPLSVTPEYGLSTTGWTGRGRLHAVVGVIDKPFEQRRDPLWLDLSGGGGHVGIAGGTQSGKSTALRTLVTSMALMHTPQEAQFYCLDFGGGALASLEPLPHVGGVATRLDGDRVRRTVAEIASILEQREREFAEQGIESIVSYRRMLSEGAIEGDGWGDVFLVVDGWLTLRQEFENLEPVVTDLAARGLGYGIHIVAATNKWSEFRPGIRDLFATRVELKLGDAYESEVNRKKALAVPEGVPGRGLTKDGLHFLTALPRIDGVQTSDDLAVGVRGLVHAIRDSWQGRPAPAIRLLPAILPAHTLPRPEETGPRVVPIGIDEATLSPVMLDFEADPHFIVVGDNESGKSNLLRLIAEGLVARLTPGEARMIVIDYRRSLLDSAVTDHRIGYAASSAAAADLIKDTRDALVNRLPPADLTPEQLRERSWWKGADLYIFVDDYDLVATSGNPLGPLVELLPQARDIGLHLVMSRQMGGASRAMFDPVIQRLKDMATPAVILSGNKDEGYLFGNVRPHPLPPGRGYYVDRRFGARLSQTAYLTAEE; encoded by the coding sequence GTGAGCATCGTCGTCGTGCGCCGCCCCGAGCGCCGCCCCAGCCCCAAGCCTCCACGCGGGGAGATCCTGCTGGAGTCTCCGCCCGAGATTCCCGAGGTGGAGCCGGCGGGCATGATGGGCGTGCTCACGTACGTCCCGATGCTGGCGGGCGCGGGCGCCATGGGACTGATGTTCACCGCGGGCGGCAACTCCAGCCCGCTCATGTACGTGGCCAGCGGCCTGTTCGGTGTCTCCATGCTCGGCATGACGATCGGGCAGATGGGCCGCAACGCGGGCGAGCGCAAGAACCGTCTCAACGGCCTGCGCCGCGACTATTTTCGCTACCTGTCACAGATCAGGCGCAAGGTCCGCAAGGCGGCCGTCCAGCAGCGTGAGGCGCTGGAGTGGAGCGGCCCCGCCCCTGACACGCTGTGGTGGGTGGCCATGGGGCCGCGCCTGTGGGAGCGCAGGCCGCGGGACGAGGACTTCGGCACCGTACGGCTCGGCACCGGTGTGCAGAAGCTCGCCGTGCAGCTCGTCCCCCCGGACTCCAAGCCGGTCGAGGACCTCGACGCCCTGTCGGCCGGCGCGCTGCGCAGGTTCGTCAGAGCCCACTCCACCGTGTCGGAACTGCCCGTCGCGGTGGCGCTCAACTCCTTCGCCAGGATTCACCTGGGCGGCGACACGGCCGCCGTCCGCGACCTGGTCAAGGCGATGATCGCCCAGCTCGTCGTCTTCCACTCCCCCGACGACATGCGGATCATGATCTGCGCGTCGAAGGATTCGATGCCGCAGTGGGACTGGGTCAAGTGGCTCCCCCACGCCCTCCACCCCGAGCAGAGCGACGCCGCGGGCCAGGTCAGGCTCATGGCCGAGAACCTCGGCCAGCTCGACCAGCTCGTCGGCGAGGAGCTGAAGGAGCGGGCCAGGTTCAAGCCGGGCGCGGCGGCCGAGGCGCTGCCGTACCACGTGGTGATCGTCGACGGCGGGCACGTCCCGCACGACTCGCAGCTCGGCATGGACGCCATCCAGGGCGTGACCGTGATCGACCTGTCCGGCGCGACCGGCGCCGTCGAGGAGCGCAGCACGCTGCGCCTGGACATCCAGCCCGACGGCTTCCACATGGTCAAGATCGACCATGCGGGGAAGCGCTCGACCAACAGACTCGGCGACCCCGACTTCCTCAACTACCTGCGCGCGGAGGGCCTGGCCAGGCAGCTCGCGCCGCTGCGCGCCTCCGCGGTCAGCGGGGGCGAGACGCAGGACGTGCTCGGCGCCAACACCTCGCTGACCGACCTGCTGGGCGTGGGCGATCCCGCCCGGCTGGATCCCTCGATGACCTGGCTGCCGCGCGCGGGCCGCAACAGGCTCAGGGTCCCCATCGGCCTCGGCGCCGACGGGCGCGTGGTCGAGCTCGACATCAAGGAGTCCGCCCAGGGCGGCATGGGCCCGCACGGCCTGGTCATCGGCGCGACGGGTTCGGGCAAGAGCGAGCTGCTCCGCACGCTGGTCCTCGGCCTGGCCATGACGCACTCCTCGGAGATCCTCAACTTCGTCCTCGTCGACTTCAAGGGCGGCGCGACCTTCCTCGGCCTGGACAACCTCTCGCACGTCTCCGCGGTCATCACCAACCTCGAGGACGAGCTGCCGCTGGTCGACCGCATGCACGACGCCCTGCACGGCGAGATGGTGCGCAGGCAGGAGCTGCTGCGCGCGGCCGGCAACTACGCCTCGCTGCGCGACTACGAACGCGCCCGCGAGCAGGGCGCCGACCTCGCCCCGATGCCCACGCTCTTCGTCGTGCTCGACGAGTTCAGCGAGCTGCTGACGGCCAAGCCCGAGTTCATCGAGCTGTTCGTGATGATCGGCCGCCTCGGCCGTTCGCTGGGCGTGCACCTGCTGCTGGCCTCGCAGCGCCTCGAGGAGGGCAGGCTGCGCGGCCTCGACACCCACCTGTCGTACCGGATCGGCCTGCGCACGTTCTCCGCCATGGAGAGCAGGGTCGTGCTCGGCGTGGCCGACGCCTACGAGCTGCCCTCCGCGCCCGGCAACGGCTACCTCAAGTTCGACACCACCGGGATGACCCGCTTCAAGGCCGCCTACGTCTCGGGCGCGTACCACGCCGACCCGGCCCAGGCCGCCGCGCAGGACGGCGGCGCCCCCTCGCACCAGGTCGTGGAGTACGGCCCCGCCTACTCCCCCGTCCCCGAGCCCGACGAGCCCATGGCCATCGCCCCTGTCGAGGAGGAGACCGGCGCGAACCAGCGCAGCCTCCTCGACGTGGTCGTCGCGCGGCTGGAGGGCGCCGGACCCCCCGCGCACCGCATCTGGCTGCCGCCGCTGGCCGAGCCGCCCACTCTCGCGCACCTGCTCCCTCCGCTGTCGGTCACCCCCGAGTACGGCCTGTCCACGACGGGCTGGACGGGCAGGGGCCGGCTGCACGCCGTCGTCGGCGTCATCGACAAGCCCTTCGAGCAGCGCCGCGACCCGCTGTGGCTGGACCTGTCGGGCGGCGGCGGCCACGTGGGCATCGCGGGCGGCACCCAGAGCGGCAAGAGCACCGCGCTGCGCACGCTCGTCACCAGCATGGCGCTCATGCACACCCCGCAGGAGGCGCAGTTCTACTGCCTCGACTTCGGCGGCGGCGCGCTCGCCTCCCTGGAGCCGCTGCCGCACGTGGGCGGCGTGGCCACCCGCCTGGACGGCGACCGCGTCCGCCGTACGGTGGCCGAGATCGCCTCCATCCTCGAGCAGCGCGAGCGGGAGTTCGCCGAGCAGGGCATCGAGTCGATCGTCAGCTACCGCCGGATGCTGTCGGAGGGCGCCATCGAGGGCGACGGCTGGGGCGACGTCTTCCTGGTCGTGGACGGCTGGCTGACGCTGCGCCAGGAGTTCGAGAACCTCGAGCCCGTCGTCACCGACCTGGCCGCCCGCGGCCTCGGTTACGGCATCCACATCGTCGCGGCCACCAACAAGTGGTCGGAGTTCAGGCCGGGCATCCGCGACCTGTTCGCCACCAGGGTCGAGCTGAAGCTCGGCGACGCCTACGAGTCGGAGGTCAACAGGAAGAAGGCGCTCGCGGTGCCCGAGGGCGTGCCAGGACGCGGCCTCACCAAGGACGGCCTGCACTTCCTGACCGCGCTGCCCAGGATCGACGGCGTGCAGACCTCTGACGACCTGGCCGTGGGGGTGCGCGGGCTCGTGCACGCCATCAGGGACTCATGGCAGGGCAGGCCCGCTCCCGCGATCAGGTTGCTGCCCGCGATCCTGCCCGCGCACACGCTGCCCCGTCCTGAGGAGACCGGTCCGCGCGTCGTCCCGATCGGCATCGACGAGGCCACGCTCTCTCCCGTCATGCTCGACTTCGAGGCCGACCCCCACTTCATCGTGGTGGGCGACAACGAGAGCGGGAAGTCCAACCTGCTGCGCCTCATCGCCGAGGGGCTGGTCGCCAGGCTCACCCCCGGCGAGGCCAGGATGATCGTGATCGACTACCGCAGGTCGCTGCTCGACTCCGCGGTGACCGACCACCGCATCGGCTACGCCGCCTCCAGCGCGGCGGCCGCCGACCTCATCAAGGACACCCGCGACGCGCTGGTCAACCGCCTGCCTCCGGCCGACCTGACGCCCGAGCAGCTGCGCGAGCGCAGCTGGTGGAAGGGCGCCGACCTCTACATCTTCGTCGACGACTACGACCTGGTCGCCACCTCGGGCAACCCGCTCGGCCCGCTGGTCGAGCTGCTGCCCCAGGCCCGCGACATCGGCCTGCACCTGGTCATGTCGCGGCAGATGGGCGGCGCGAGCAGGGCCATGTTCGACCCCGTCATCCAGCGGCTGAAGGACATGGCCACCCCCGCGGTGATCCTGTCCGGCAACAAGGACGAGGGTTACCTGTTCGGCAACGTCCGGCCGCACCCGCTGCCGCCCGGCCGCGGCTACTACGTCGACCGCCGCTTCGGCGCCCGCCTCTCCCAGACCGCCTACCTGACCGCTGAGGAATGA